From Desulfovibrio legallii, one genomic window encodes:
- a CDS encoding AsmA family protein, whose protein sequence is MRRVLLAVLALIILLGAAGAVLLGRVDTDFVVRRIAAATAQATGQPLVFASAPHIAFFPPGVRFGAARWGADPAAAKADEASRAARGPTLTVKGGMAQLEWAALLAGKVVVREVRLDNPVLRLDATAFAARAPHETSLAPAAAPQAAREQPGALPVELDRLVLRQGSVLWTDAAGRTAQIDSINFSLENLRQGQEATLQCDFVFSLSQQAVGGSEPTAVGSGSTAPPEETAAARPAAALTGTLALSAKLSYAPPQLLFRQASVTVTPLGGPLPEKAGPLQLAVEGALLPLDAAGPLLRLDKARLTTPQAHAEARGNVRLTPLAANVDVTVEAAPRALAALWGRTFKPASAGDKDALTAAARIAYAPHVLTINDLKARWDAATLTGTARLTLPDAGPADLKADLRADTLDLKTLPAAAGPAAPQTADGNDKAQSVAAAPAAPPTPQRSTLPGLDLNLAVERLRYEALTLHAVRLALKGSAGRYDIAEAAGMLDTGGTLRATGSVDVPDQRCALKGTAAQVRLGPLLEALGKGTSVDGLADLRLDLRGHCASAAALNSSLTGDGLLEIRRLRPGAAASQPIPGLTGKRALVPETFDLVRAPFTVKNGQLTARPVTVTATDFNARGEARLSLPRQYLEAEAEVRTLGLSVPVVVKGPLQHLSYGVDPRFALDMAVKLPGALLDTGGKAGKAGGEAVKDAGGLLRRLLGR, encoded by the coding sequence ATGCGAAGGGTTCTGCTCGCCGTACTGGCGCTCATCATACTCTTGGGGGCCGCGGGGGCCGTGCTGCTGGGCCGGGTGGACACCGACTTTGTGGTGCGCCGCATTGCTGCAGCCACGGCCCAGGCCACGGGGCAGCCGCTGGTTTTTGCCAGTGCGCCGCACATCGCTTTTTTCCCGCCCGGCGTGCGTTTCGGCGCGGCCCGCTGGGGGGCCGACCCGGCCGCCGCCAAGGCTGATGAAGCGTCGCGGGCCGCCCGCGGCCCCACGCTGACTGTCAAGGGCGGCATGGCCCAGCTGGAGTGGGCCGCCCTGCTCGCCGGCAAGGTGGTGGTGCGGGAAGTGCGCCTGGACAACCCCGTGCTGCGCCTGGACGCCACCGCTTTTGCGGCGCGCGCGCCTCATGAGACGAGCCTTGCGCCCGCAGCTGCTCCACAGGCCGCCAGAGAGCAGCCCGGCGCGCTGCCGGTGGAGCTGGACCGCCTGGTACTGCGCCAGGGCAGCGTGCTCTGGACCGACGCCGCCGGGCGGACGGCCCAAATTGACAGCATCAATTTTTCGCTGGAAAATCTGCGCCAAGGCCAAGAGGCTACCTTGCAGTGCGACTTTGTTTTCAGTCTGTCGCAACAGGCTGTGGGCGGGTCTGAGCCTACCGCCGTTGGGAGCGGCAGTACGGCTCCGCCCGAAGAAACCGCCGCGGCAAGGCCTGCCGCAGCCCTGACCGGAACCCTGGCCCTTTCGGCCAAGCTGAGCTATGCCCCGCCCCAGCTGCTTTTCCGGCAGGCTTCCGTCACCGTGACGCCCTTGGGCGGCCCCCTGCCGGAAAAAGCGGGCCCCCTGCAGCTGGCCGTGGAAGGCGCGCTGCTGCCTCTGGATGCGGCCGGCCCCCTGTTGCGGCTGGACAAGGCCCGGCTGACCACACCCCAGGCCCACGCGGAGGCCCGCGGCAATGTGCGGCTGACGCCGCTTGCCGCCAACGTGGACGTTACCGTTGAAGCCGCGCCGCGTGCCCTGGCAGCGCTCTGGGGACGGACCTTTAAGCCTGCGTCCGCAGGCGACAAGGACGCGCTTACAGCTGCGGCCCGCATAGCCTACGCCCCCCACGTTCTGACCATCAATGATTTGAAGGCGCGCTGGGACGCGGCTACCCTTACGGGCACGGCGCGCCTGACTCTGCCGGACGCAGGCCCGGCGGACCTCAAGGCCGACCTGCGCGCGGACACCCTGGACCTGAAGACTCTGCCCGCCGCTGCCGGGCCCGCCGCGCCCCAGACCGCTGACGGCAACGATAAGGCACAAAGCGTCGCCGCCGCTCCGGCCGCCCCCCCCACGCCCCAGCGCTCGACCCTGCCCGGCCTGGACCTCAACCTGGCGGTGGAGCGCCTGCGCTACGAGGCGCTGACGCTGCACGCCGTGCGGCTGGCCCTCAAGGGGAGCGCCGGGCGCTATGACATCGCCGAGGCCGCCGGAATGCTGGACACCGGCGGCACGCTGCGGGCCACGGGCAGCGTGGACGTGCCGGACCAGCGCTGCGCCCTCAAGGGCACAGCCGCTCAGGTGCGTCTGGGCCCGCTGCTGGAAGCCCTTGGCAAAGGAACATCGGTGGACGGGCTGGCGGATTTGCGCCTGGACCTGCGCGGCCACTGCGCTTCAGCGGCGGCCCTGAACAGCAGCCTTACGGGCGACGGCCTGCTGGAAATCCGCCGTCTGCGCCCCGGCGCCGCCGCGTCCCAGCCCATTCCCGGCCTTACCGGCAAACGGGCCCTGGTACCGGAAACCTTTGACCTGGTGCGCGCGCCTTTTACGGTCAAGAACGGGCAGCTGACCGCCCGGCCCGTCACTGTCACGGCCACGGATTTCAACGCCAGGGGCGAGGCCCGTCTCAGCCTGCCGCGCCAGTATCTGGAGGCCGAAGCCGAAGTGCGCACCTTGGGCCTGAGCGTGCCGGTGGTGGTCAAGGGGCCATTGCAGCATCTGAGCTACGGCGTGGACCCTCGCTTTGCCCTGGACATGGCCGTCAAACTGCCCGGCGCATTGCTGGACACGGGCGGCAAGGCGGGCAAAGCCGGCGGCGAGGCCGTCAAAGACGCGGGCGGACTGCTGCGTCGGCTGCTGGGCAGATAA
- a CDS encoding FeoA family protein, producing MSQIVNLRQMQVGQQGKIAAVEALGEMNRRIRDMGLIPGTTVSIVGRAPLKDPVALRLSGVTISLRNSEADYIKVDLSGAAG from the coding sequence ATGAGCCAGATTGTCAATCTGCGTCAGATGCAGGTGGGCCAGCAGGGCAAGATCGCCGCTGTGGAAGCCCTGGGCGAAATGAACCGTCGCATCCGCGACATGGGCCTCATCCCCGGCACCACGGTTTCCATAGTGGGCCGCGCGCCCCTCAAAGACCCCGTGGCCCTGCGCCTTTCGGGCGTCACTATTTCGCTGCGCAACAGTGAGGCCGACTACATCAAGGTTGACCTCTCCGGTGCTGCCGGCTAA
- the motA gene encoding flagellar motor stator protein MotA — protein sequence MYLVIGLVIVALSVFTGYTLSHGEWAVLFQPAEFIIILGCGLGAFFGSQTKYTFGLIVKSLKHLFADPGSSKGRYLETLALLYALFSKMHREGVISIESDVEKPESSPIFSKYPNISKDSKVVNFIGDTLRVYLTTGDPADIDSLMDVDINTMREEGILPAHAVSHMAESMPGMGIVACVLGVVLAMGKINEPPEILGHYIAAALVGTFFGILCCYGLFGPMGSKLENYVAEEHFYYHSVKEAVAAAIRGSTPLIAVEYGRRAIPYPFRPAFAEMEERLKSG from the coding sequence ATGTATCTAGTTATCGGTCTGGTCATAGTCGCGCTTTCGGTGTTTACCGGCTACACGCTCTCCCACGGCGAGTGGGCGGTGCTGTTCCAGCCTGCTGAATTCATCATCATTCTGGGCTGCGGCCTGGGCGCGTTTTTCGGTTCGCAGACCAAGTACACCTTCGGGCTCATCGTCAAAAGCCTCAAGCACCTTTTTGCCGACCCCGGCTCCAGCAAGGGGCGCTATCTGGAAACCCTGGCCCTGCTCTACGCCCTGTTTTCCAAGATGCACCGCGAAGGCGTCATCAGCATTGAAAGCGACGTGGAAAAGCCCGAATCCAGCCCCATTTTCAGCAAATATCCCAATATTTCCAAAGATTCCAAGGTGGTCAATTTTATTGGCGATACCCTGCGCGTCTACCTGACCACCGGCGACCCGGCCGATATTGACAGCCTTATGGACGTGGACATCAACACCATGCGCGAAGAAGGCATTCTGCCGGCGCACGCCGTATCACACATGGCTGAATCCATGCCCGGCATGGGCATTGTGGCCTGCGTGCTGGGTGTGGTGCTGGCTATGGGCAAAATCAACGAGCCGCCGGAAATCCTGGGCCACTACATTGCGGCCGCCCTGGTGGGCACCTTTTTCGGTATTTTGTGCTGCTACGGGCTGTTCGGTCCCATGGGTTCCAAGCTGGAAAACTACGTGGCCGAAGAACATTTTTATTATCATTCGGTCAAGGAGGCCGTGGCTGCGGCCATTCGGGGTTCCACCCCGCTCATCGCCGTGGAGTACGGGCGCAGGGCCATTCCCTATCCCTTCCGCCCCGCCTTTGCGGAGATGGAAGAACGCCTCAAGAGCGGCTAG
- a CDS encoding glycosyltransferase family protein encodes MAPRSPAAGLAPRRVCLPDHTGVDVHLPHSPQAWECRGQGAAVLLLGLGPGRPQDLPFVRDAAAVFWLEAAVTQKNLEARAPEAAAARRPLPAHWREVSPRAAAALAPRCRCCFYLPGLRLAPDFWGPLLGRLDAALLSADVGDVAATPAWTRQTDAVRPDSLSAADLADSTGPGPILLPGGADQLLHAELCQACAACGYSPVLTNLPRPEQGRDLQPGRHARAEDALAAWRDLLPARRPAMLLSVNLRGLDPQGRVFHLCRALGIPVAIWLVDNPWHVLSALRLPWWREAHLFVTDSGFISGLRALGAWDVTYLPLAAAPHMWRGEDADLPEGTAPPLFVGRSAFPEKERFFAAVRLPQAVGEEAAALLQQSQGPADGPNFFWWQQSLGLRSPWPGNEVRRAGLGAERCSQANRARWLKAAGACSDGELRVVGDGGWRALLPGAALLPPVDYYTRLPQLYATAAAVLNVTSLLLPHSLSQRHFDVWAAGGLLLSDATLGLDLFPRELTEPVTLRGPEDFARRLAELRSRPQEAHDLRLAWRRHLRARHSYVQRLRRIADVLGEPLPPEEGEEGEKGLCRGSGRL; translated from the coding sequence ATGGCTCCACGCAGTCCTGCCGCAGGCTTAGCCCCTCGCCGTGTCTGTCTGCCCGACCACACGGGCGTGGACGTGCATTTGCCGCACAGCCCGCAAGCCTGGGAATGCCGGGGCCAGGGGGCGGCCGTGCTGCTGCTGGGCCTGGGGCCGGGCCGGCCGCAGGATCTGCCCTTTGTGCGCGACGCTGCCGCCGTGTTCTGGCTGGAGGCCGCAGTCACCCAAAAAAATCTGGAAGCGCGCGCCCCTGAGGCCGCCGCCGCCCGCCGTCCGCTGCCCGCGCACTGGCGCGAGGTTTCGCCCCGCGCAGCCGCGGCCCTGGCCCCGCGCTGTCGCTGCTGTTTTTACCTGCCCGGTCTGCGGCTGGCCCCGGACTTCTGGGGCCCTCTGCTGGGCCGTCTGGACGCTGCGCTGCTCTCGGCGGACGTCGGCGACGTCGCGGCCACGCCGGCCTGGACCAGACAGACGGACGCCGTACGCCCCGACTCCTTGTCGGCCGCCGATCTTGCCGATAGTACGGGCCCCGGCCCCATTTTGCTGCCGGGCGGCGCGGACCAGCTGCTGCACGCCGAGCTTTGTCAGGCCTGCGCGGCCTGCGGCTACAGCCCCGTGCTCACCAATCTGCCCCGGCCGGAGCAGGGGCGGGATCTGCAGCCCGGCCGACACGCCCGCGCCGAGGACGCCCTGGCGGCCTGGCGGGATCTGTTGCCCGCGCGGCGGCCCGCCATGCTGCTTTCCGTCAACCTGCGCGGCCTGGACCCACAGGGCCGGGTTTTCCACCTCTGCCGCGCCCTGGGCATTCCCGTGGCCATCTGGCTGGTGGACAACCCCTGGCATGTGCTTTCCGCCCTGCGCCTGCCCTGGTGGCGCGAGGCGCACCTTTTTGTCACCGATTCCGGCTTCATCTCCGGACTGCGCGCCTTGGGCGCCTGGGACGTAACCTATCTGCCCCTGGCCGCAGCCCCGCACATGTGGCGCGGGGAGGACGCGGACCTGCCGGAAGGCACGGCCCCGCCTTTGTTTGTGGGGCGCTCGGCCTTTCCCGAAAAAGAGCGGTTTTTTGCTGCCGTGCGCCTGCCGCAGGCCGTCGGTGAAGAAGCCGCCGCCCTGCTGCAGCAAAGCCAGGGCCCGGCCGACGGTCCCAACTTTTTTTGGTGGCAGCAAAGCCTGGGGCTGCGCAGTCCCTGGCCCGGCAATGAGGTGCGCCGCGCGGGCCTCGGTGCAGAGCGCTGTTCCCAGGCCAACCGTGCGCGCTGGCTCAAGGCCGCCGGGGCCTGTTCCGATGGAGAATTGCGCGTGGTCGGCGACGGCGGCTGGCGGGCCCTGCTGCCCGGAGCCGCTCTGCTGCCGCCCGTGGACTACTATACCCGCCTGCCCCAGCTCTACGCCACGGCAGCGGCCGTGCTCAACGTCACCAGCCTGTTGTTGCCCCACAGTCTGAGCCAACGCCACTTTGACGTCTGGGCCGCCGGAGGCCTGCTGCTCAGCGACGCCACGCTAGGACTGGACCTCTTTCCCCGTGAGTTGACGGAACCCGTTACCCTGCGCGGCCCGGAAGACTTTGCCCGTCGCCTGGCGGAACTGCGTTCCCGGCCTCAGGAGGCCCACGATTTGCGTCTGGCTTGGCGGCGGCATCTGCGCGCCCGGCACAGCTATGTCCAGCGCCTCCGGCGCATAGCCGACGTGCTGGGCGAGCCTCTGCCTCCGGAGGAGGGCGAGGAGGGGGAAAAAGGGCTTTGCAGGGGAAGCGGGCGGCTGTAA
- a CDS encoding OmpA/MotB family protein: MRDGALGSADHDQHGGSMGGGAWKVAYADFVTAMMAFFLLLWVLSMVPPDTKAGLAAYFSGDRNFDSSSTSPISNNPFIQNTDKIDTRDLKISEVEKSHYAIAQKIKQLLMADAVPQSASGISADDVGVQLRVNSDVLFKPGSVELLPQGDKVLQSVLQLMNEYNLYLVVRGHADATETRPPFTSAWELSGARAAAMVNYLATNGVKPTRMRAVSYGDTRPLRPGLDEQSRAANRRVEFFFHRPEVMSYSVVY; this comes from the coding sequence TTGCGTGACGGCGCGCTTGGCTCGGCAGACCATGACCAACACGGAGGAAGTATGGGTGGCGGCGCATGGAAAGTGGCTTACGCCGACTTTGTGACGGCCATGATGGCCTTTTTTTTGCTGCTTTGGGTGCTCAGCATGGTGCCGCCCGACACCAAGGCGGGCCTTGCCGCCTATTTCAGCGGCGACCGCAACTTTGACTCCAGCTCCACATCGCCCATTTCCAACAATCCCTTTATTCAGAATACAGACAAAATCGACACCCGCGACCTTAAAATCAGCGAAGTGGAAAAATCCCACTACGCCATTGCCCAGAAAATCAAGCAACTGCTTATGGCCGACGCTGTCCCGCAAAGCGCTTCGGGCATCAGCGCCGATGATGTGGGCGTGCAGCTGCGGGTCAATTCCGACGTGTTGTTCAAGCCCGGCAGCGTGGAGCTGCTGCCCCAGGGCGACAAAGTGCTGCAGTCCGTGCTGCAGCTCATGAACGAGTACAATCTTTATCTGGTGGTGCGCGGTCACGCCGACGCCACTGAAACACGCCCGCCCTTCACCTCGGCCTGGGAGCTTTCGGGCGCGCGCGCCGCCGCTATGGTCAATTATCTGGCTACCAATGGCGTCAAGCCCACCCGCATGCGCGCCGTGAGCTACGGCGATACCCGTCCCCTGCGTCCCGGCCTGGACGAACAGAGCCGCGCCGCCAACCGGCGGGTGGAATTTTTCTTCCACCGGCCAGAGGTCATGTCCTACAGCGTGGTGTACTGA